The following are from one region of the Ischnura elegans chromosome X, ioIscEleg1.1, whole genome shotgun sequence genome:
- the LOC124171416 gene encoding cytosolic carboxypeptidase-like protein 5 has translation MEVVLNGLVFSSKFDSGNLARVEPVTPIKRGRVGNDATEMEFNMWTWVDAADTEFKNSFRSWFYFSVKGLKHPSIIKCNIRNLNRHSKVFTDHMYPVYMIQGYQRWQKIKDKPAFTDSGDSAVLTFTHRIESNQKVFFALCYPYPYRDIMSFLDRIDAKYSSIKKKSFDCEEIYYYRECLCHSLEGRSVDLITITSTWGISTEREPRFKNLFPDVSVPRPHRFPNKKVIFISARVHPAETSSSFVLDGIITSLLNKEDPGAALLRRKFVFKLIPVLNPDGVVRGHYRTDTRGMNLNRVYGNPSFELHPSIYAACTLLRYYHGGIENVDNLDVQENGIGAEDSADILVDGEIPCVEEDEGTEQKKDLGACSIESRTSGLFLYLDLHSHASRKGFFLYGNNFPKLEDCIEVRVFAKLMEINCQGFLYNACDFSEASMHLKDKSGNGSREGAGRVWVMSQTGLVYSYTFEAHYNTGHVETCIPRRVFRLESKHWISFVPSEYSTPTYEGVGRAVLQSILDLNGPNAWSRVTSSSLKCLSKIRETIQRELCCKVTHKKPVPIFYRPTATLAALASFRNLSVASKVRVDGSRPVMQLAHRPDVKKSKGKDVSKDRKGKNHVLSKPVPRVCIRPLVVVSVNKEFAGVKKKLPKNVMELATQKFDAVLRVSEPPNDKLNGDDKLCCPPF, from the exons ATGGAAGTAGTACTTAATGGACTCGTCTTTAGCTCCAAGTTTGACTCAGGGAACTTGGCCAGAGTCGAACCAGTTACGCCTATTAAACGAG GAAGGGTCGGAAATGACGCGACTGAAATGGAATTCAATATGTGGACATGGGTGGATGCTGCTGACACAGAATTCAAGAATTCTTTCAGAAGCTGGTTCTACTTTTCTGTGAAAG gtttAAAGCATCCCTCAATTATTAAATGCAACATTAGGAACCTAAACCGGCACAGTAAAGTATTCACTGATCACATGTAccctgtttacatgatacaagGGTACCAAAGATGgcagaaaataaaagataaaccCGCATTTACG GATTCAGGAGACAGTGCTGTTTTGACCTTCACTCATCGGATCGAGAGTAACCAGAAAGTGTTCTTTGCTTTGTGCTACCCTTACCCCTATCGTGACATAATGAGTTTTCTGGACAGAATAGATGCCAAGTATAGttccataaaaaagaaaagttttgatTGTGAAGAAATATACTATTATAGGGAGTGTTTGTGCCATTCGTTAGAAGGGCGCAGTGTTGATCTCATCACAATAACTTCAACGTGGGGAATATCGACTGAGCGTGAGCCTCGATTTAAAAACCTGTTCCCAGATGTATCAGTTCCTCGTCCACACCGCTTCCCTAATAAAAAAGTCATATTTATCTCAGCAAGGGTGCATCCTGCTGAGACATCTTCTAGTTTTGTACTTGATGGAATTATTACCTCGTTATTGAACAAAGAAGATCCTGGTGCTGCCCTCTTGAGGAGGAAATTTGTGTTCAAATTGATACCAGTGCTCAATCCTGATGGTGTGGTCAGGGGTCATTATCGGACAGACACTCGGGGAATGAACTTGAATAGGGTCTATGGGAATCCATCTTTTGAGCTGCATCCCTCCATCTATGCTGCCTGCACTCTTCTCCGCTATTACCATGGTGGTATTGAGAACGTGGACAACTTGGACGTACAAGAGAATGGTATTGGAGCAGAAGACAGCGCAGATATATTGGTAGATGGTGAAATTCCTTGTGTGGAAGAG GATGAAGGAACTGAACAAAAAAAAGACTTGGGTGCTTGCTCTATAGAAAGCAGAACTTCTGGgttatttttgtatcttgatCTTCATAGTCATGCTTCTCGCAAAG GATTTTTtctttatggaaataattttccaaaacttgAAGACTGCATTGAGGTCCGTGTTTTTGCCAAACTAATGGAAATAAACTGCCAGGGTTTCTTGTATAATGCCTGTGACTTCAGTGAGGCATCAATGCATTTGAA GGACAAATCTGGAAATGGAAGTCGTGAAGGAGCAGGTCGAGTTTGGGTTATGAGCCAAACTGGACTGGTTTATTCTTATACGTTTGAAGCTCACTACAACACAGGACATGTGGAAACATGCATTCCCCGCCGAGTATTTAGACTAGAATCCAAACATTGGATCAGCTTTGTACCCTCTGAGTATTCAACTCCAACCTATGAAGGG GTAGGAAGAGCTGTCTTACAGTCAATCCTGGACTTGAATGGTCCCAATGCATGGAGTCGTGTTACCAGTTCCAGTTTAAAATGCCTATCAAAAATACGGGAAACTATACAGAGAGAGCTGTGTTGCAAAGTTACTCATAAGAAACCAGTGCCTATATTTTATAGGCCAACTGCAACTTTAGCTGCTTTGGCATCATTCAGAAACCTATCTGTGGCTTCCAAG GTCAGAGTAGATGGAAGCCGGCCAGTGATGCAGCTAGCTCATAGGCCAGATGTTAAGAAGAGCAAGGGGAAGGATGTTTCTAAAGATCGTAAGGGAAAAAATCATGTCCTTTCGAAGCCAGTTCCTAGGGTATGTATTCGGCCACTTGTTGTTGTCTCTGTTAATAAAGAATTTGCTGGTGTGAAGAAGAAACTGCCGAAGAATGTAATGGAATTGGCAACCCAGAAATTTGATGCAGTATTACGGGTATCTGAGCCTCCAAATGATAAACTCAATGGTGATGATAAACTTTGCTGTCctcctttttaa